In the genome of Maribacter forsetii DSM 18668, the window TGCAAAGTCTTGACAAAACTTCAAATAGTTTTTTGTTTTGAAGTTGTCATCTGAAAGAGGTTCAACACCTAAAAAGTTTTCTATCCAATATTTAGTATCGTATTTGTTGCTATCTACTGAAAGAACTTTGAAACCCTCTTCTTTTTCGACATTGAAAATTAAACAGCCTTTATCTAATTTATTGATGTTGATACCTTGTTGAATAACGATATCTAAATTGCTGTTCTTTTCTTCGAACTGAATAAAATCATGCTTTAACTCGCTTTTGAATATCCCAATAGCATCTACTTTTTTATTATCTAAAAGTAAGCCAGATAGGTATGCAACATAAACTTCTCCACTTTTAATATGTGGGTGATTAGATTGCTCAAACAATAAAGAAGCTACTTTTTTAGAATTCAAATGAGCTTTAGAAGGGTCTTCAAAAACTTCACTTACAATTTTAAACAGTTCGTTGAACTCTACGTCAACTTCATTTGCTAGTTTGTAATAGTTCTCTTCTTTTTCCCTAAAAGGTTTAAAAAAATATTCTTTTAGTAAACCGGTAGTTTCATCGTTAAGTCTAAAAGGTTCTTCAGAAAGAAAAATTCCTTCATTTTTATTTTTATTACCAACTCTATGTATAGAAATACTTTCAATTTGGGTAGCATATAGGTTAATCATAAAATGTTCTAAATTAAATGGTTAGTAAAATAAAATATATTATTGTCTAAAATTTAGTTCCAGTTTTCATCGAAATCTAAATCGTCATAATTGTCGAAAGTATCATCAAAATCAAAAGCGCTGTTCTCTGCTTCAAAATTCTTTTCTGGCGGAGTTTCTGGTAGCTCACCAAAAGTGAACAATACATTGGGGTAGGCTCGCCCGTCTTCATTTTCTTGAATATCTGCAAGCTCAACGAAAAACGTCCACATGTTCATAAAATCATAAACGTAGATCAGTTTTGGGTTATTCTCGGTCATTACATCCTCCAAAAAAGTTTCGTTCATTAACCGAACATCAGAGCCAGATTCGCTCATGTCAAAAAGAGCAATCTCTTCGTCTTGCTTCCACTCTTCATCACATGTATAAAAAGAGGCCATTTCATTGCCTAAAAAGCCAAATGCCTGAGTAATGGCATTATGAAAATCTTCCAAGGAAATGTGAGACTCAATTTCTAAATCTCTGAAAATGTCTTCTTCAGCATCTAGAATTACACGAATTTTATAAATCATACCTTAATTTTTGCGGGAGGGCAAAGTTACGAAGTTTTCAAGTCTTTTCTAGGCATTAATGCATCTAAAAGTATGTAGAACTGAACACCAAAAAGAATAGAGGCCAACACAAGATGCAATGGCTGACTAGCAAAAGGGAAATCTAAATAGTTCATGGCTATACCTGTAAATACCTCTACTAGTAGTAAGAACAAGACCCAGTAAATTTTTAGGTGACCTAAATTTAACTTGGTAATTCTGTAAACCAAGAACAAATTGACCAAAATCACAATGATGGAAAATGATCTGTGAATATAAAATAAAAGTTCAGGATTTTGTAACCAATTCCCTTTTGCGTCATAACCGTAAATGTCTATTTGTTCATCTACAAATTGGCGTACCTGTGTTCCCATTGCAATTTGTACTAGAGTCATAATCAGCGCTATAATGCTGATATTCAATACTAGTTTATCATATTTAATACGCTTGTTTTCACTATTGGCCAAATAAATGATGTAAAGTAACATTGCCACGATTACCAGTGCCATGAGCATATGAACCGTAATCTTTGCCGGTTCTAAAACCGAATAAACTACTGTTGCGCCTAACCAAGCTTGAAAAACCATGCCTACTACTACCAACCATGATAAGATGGGTATCCTTTTTTTCCGTTTCCAGAATTTAATCGACATGATTGCGAGCAATAATGTTGCCAGTCCTGCCAACGCACCACATAGCCTATTGATATATTCTATCCACGTATGCCATGGATTAAATTCTGCATAGTCGTGTTTTGTGTAAAGCTCCCAATTAGCGATATTGAAAGAATCTTTTGTTGTAAATGTTTCTTTAGAAACCTGTAATGTTTCACGATAAATAATTACTTGGCCTTTTTCAAATAAACGATTAGGTTGCCACTGAATTTCCGTAACTTCTGTTGGCGGTATATAGTACCCAAAACACTTGGGCCAATCTGGGCAACCCATGCCGCTACCTGTCATTCTTACTACTGCACCGGCAACGATAACTAAATAAACTAAAACCAAAGATATTTTGGCAATTTTTCTAAATGTAATATCCATAAATAATATCCATTCTATTTTGTACGCTGTAGACCTAATTCACCACCCTTAAGATACATAAATTCTTGAGCCGCTTTATATTCATTGGGTATTTCTCCCTCTAAAATAGCTTCTTTGATCGCTTCCTTAATAATACCTATTTCCTTGGAAGGTTTTAGCGCAAAAGTTTCCATTATTTCTTCTCCACTAATAGGTGGTTGAAAGTTTCTAACGTGGTCACGAGCCTCTACTTCTTCGATCTTTTGACGAACAACTTTGAAGTTTTGATGGTATCTACGTTGTTTTTTTGGATTCTTTGTAGTGATGTCTGCCTCACACAAAGTCATTAAGTCTTCTACATTGTCACCTGCATCAAAAACTAACCTACGTACAGCAGAATCGGTCACATAGTCCTCTGCTAATATGATTGGTCTTGAGCTCATCAATACCATCTTTTGAACGAATTTCATTTTTTCGTTCAATGGCATACGTAAACGTTTAAACAATTTAAAGACCATTTTTGATCCTACAAATTCATGCCCATGAAATGTCCATCCAATTTTTTTATGGAACCTTTTGGTAGGTGCTTTGCCTATGTCATGTAATAATGCCGCCCAACGTAACCAAAGGTCATCTGTAGCTTCAGATATATTATCTACTACTTCTAATGTATGCCAAAAGTTATCTTTATGTTTTTGCCCTTCAATTTCTTCTATGCCCTGTAGGGCAGTAAGTTCTGGTAAGATCAACTCTAGTAATTCTGTTTTATGTAGTAATGAAAAACCTAAAGAAGGCTTTTTGCACAGCATTATTTTATGAAGTTCGTCTAATATTCGCTCATTAGAAACAATTTTTAAACGGTCTTTATTTTCTGTAATGGCCTGTAAAGAGGGTAGTGCTATTTGAAAATCTAATTGTGTAGCAAAACGGATAGCCCTCATCATACGTAAAGGATCATCTGAATAGGTTACGCCCGGTTCTAGAGGAGTTTTAATGATTTTGTTCTCTAAATCTGTAATACCGTCAAAAGGGTCAAGGAGTTTACCGTAGTTGGATTTGTTCAAAGAAAGCGCCAAGGCATTTATAGTAAAATCCCTTCTTTTTTGATCATCTTCTAAAGTGCCATCTTCAACAATTGGTTTGCGGCTATCTCTATTGTAACTTTCTTTACGTGCACCAACAAATTCAAGTTCAATACCATCACTTTTGATCATGGCGGTACCAAAATTTTTAAAAACGGAAACTTGTGGTTTACCTTCTAATTTAGAAGCAACTTTTTCGGCAAGTTTAATACCGCTGCCAATTGCAACCACATCTATATCTTTTGGTATGTTACGTTTTAAGAAATAGTCTCTGACGAAACCACCAATAACGTAACAATCTACAGAAAGTTCTTCTGCAGCTTCTGAAATAATTTTGAAAATTGGATTGTTTAAAGCGTCTGTATAGCTCTCTTGCATGTTCTTAATCTCGAATAATCTTCACCGTACCGTCATTAGCTAATCTAATAATTGATGAGGCGGAGCTATTCTGTTTCTCACGATGCAAATTTACCACATAGTCTACACCTTTTAAAATGGCTGAATCTATATTTTGGAAAGATTTTGGAGTACTCTGACCAGAAATGTTGGCAGAAGTAGATACAATTGGCTTTTTAAACTTGCCGATCATGTATTTACAAAACTTATCTGATGCCACCCTAACTGCCAAAGTATTATCTTCTGCTATTAAGTTTTTGGCAACTCCACGGGGCTTGTCAAAAATAATGGTGGTTGGTTTTGTAGATAGATCAATAATATCAAAAGCAAGGTCAGATACTTTCTCTACATGTTTTTCAAGCATGGCATCATTGGCAACCAAACATATTAAGGCCTTACGATCGTTACGTTGCTTTAACTGATATACTTTTTCAACTGCTTTTTCATTGGTAGCATCACAACCAATACCCCAAACCGTATCGGTAGGGTAGAGTATGAGTCCGCCATTTTCTAAAATTTCTATGCATTTGTTGATTTCTTCTGTCATTTAGATAAAATAATTTTGTTAATACCGTATTCCTTATCAATGGCTTGCCATTGAACCGTATTTTTATCTTTTTGTAAATTATCTTTTTTTAAAGCTACTTTTTGTGTGCCTATAATTGGTATGGGCTCTTTAGGTGTTTCGGTAGCTTGAATTGAAATAGTATTGTTCAATATTGCCATGGCTTTAAACCATAGGTCATCTGCTTTTGGGGCTAAGGTCATCATTTTGTCTAAATTGAAAACCTCGTTATGAAGTGATTTTGCAGGGTAGAGTATACCCCATGCACCTATTGGAACAAATGCCTTTTGATTGATAGAGGTTTTAAATTGATTTCTCCATTTTTTAAAAGGTGAAGAATTGCCATTTTCAAAATTTATGTGAGAAGTTTTGATACCGATTATATTGGTCGGGTTTTTTCGATGTTCTTTATATATGATATTCAACCAGTTTTTGCGGTACATTAAGTCATCATCGCAAGTAATGATCGGTGAATCTGGAAAATCCTTTAATGTATGAATCAATTTTTTATGAGAACATTGAAGCTTGGTAAAACGTATTTCAAAAATAGAAGACTCTAGTTTTTTTACTTTATTAGGAATAATGTTTTTGTGCTCTTCGTTCAGCCACAGTATTATTTTTTCAGGTAATATATCTTGATTCAATAAACTTTTAATTACCAAATTTAGCGTTCCAAACCTTTGCGGAATTGAGGTCAATGAGATTATAACGGGGACGGTGGGCTTGCTTTCATTGGAGAAAAAGTTTGTAGGTAAAACTGTGTACTTTAAACTATGTAATATAGATAGCGGTAATTCTTTTATTACTTTCATATTAAAGGGTGGTAATAAATTTCTGACCTTCGGGAATTTTTGGAATGGTAATATAGTCTCCTATAATTTTATTGTATTCCTCAGGAATGAATTCTAATCTGCCATCTGCAGGGTAAAAGGTCATTTCTCCAAAAATAATTATACCATCTAAGTTGTAAAGGTCTACTCTAACAAAAGGGAATGTACCTGCTAATTTTTTAGCGACCTCTACCATTTCATTAAAATTCTTAGGTTTCTCGGTAGCACCTTCAATTGGCCCGATACTTTCGTGGGTAATGGGTAATTTGTTCCAGTTAATATCGTAATATGACCTTAAGTGTTTTGAACCACGGTCTATATCAACATGTAGAAATTTGGGTTCGCCATCAAAACAAAAAAACTTATAATCGTTTATATCTTTTTTACCTATTTCAGATAGGTATTTTTCAACTATAAATTTTGGTTTAATATCCTTGTACGCCCATTCAAGTCCTCCCCTTGTATATTGATCCTTTCTCAGCCATTTTTCTAATTTAAGCCTGGCTTTGGTTTTGTTCAATTTAGATTTATCATCTACGAGAATATTAAAGTGGTATCCATGTGTAGCTTTTAATACAAATTTTGGTGGTAGCACATCGTAATTTATCTCTTTTGGATAATCATAAACGGCAATCAATTCGTTTAAATACTTTTCTCCGACTTTTTCTTTTACATATGATCGAACGTCATATTTATCAACAAGTTGATGTAGAATAGGGACTCTGTAGTATACTTTTAACCACTGTATTTTTTGGTTAAAATCTTTTGGGTTATTTAAATCTAATTTCTTGCCAGAATAATATTCATAATATATTTTCATGTAAAATGGAGCAGGTAAGAATTTCATTTTCTTTAAAAGCCCATAAGTTATTTTTTTGATCATATATTATTAGCTGAATTATTTACAAATATATAGATAACACTTTTATATTTTTGCAGTAATTTGAAACCTAGCATGGAGATTCCTAAAATAAGTATCGTAGTAAGTACATATAATGCCGAAGAGTGGTTGAAGAAGGTACTTTGGGGCTTTGAGCAGCAAATATTCAAGGACTTTGAGGTTGTCATAGCTGATGATGGATCAAAGGCACCTACAAAAGAATTACTTGCAGAGATGGCAGAAAAGGTTCATTACCCAATTGTACATGTTTGGCAAGAAGATGATGGTTTTCAAAAATCTAGGATATTGAACAAGGCGGTTTCTGCTTGTAGGGCAGATTATATTATCATGACGGATGGTGATTGCATACCTCGTGAAGATTTTGTTCAGGTGCATTATATCAACAAAGAGCCAGGTTATTTTATTTCCGGTGGATATTACATGCTGCCAATGAACATATCCAAAATGATTACGCTAGATGATATAGAAAATCAACGTTGTTTTAATATTCAATGGTTAAAGGAAAAAGGAATACCGCAAACCTTTAAGAATAATAAGTTAACGGCACGTGGTATAATTTCTAAAGTATTAAATTGGATTACCCCAACCAACGCAAGTTGGAACGGACATAACTCTTCTGGGTGGAAAAAAGATATTGAAAATGTAAACGGGTTTGATGAGCGCATGCAATATGGCGGTCAAGATAGAGAGCTAGGAGAACGTTTATTCAATTTTGGACTAAAGTCTAAGCAGTTGCGATATAGTGCTGTTTGTGTGCATCTAGATCATAAAAGAGGGTACAAGACACCAGAGTCCATTGCAAAGAATGTGGGAATAAGAAATGCTACTAAAAAGGAAAAAAGTGTGTGGACGCACTATGGCATAACCAAATAATAAGCTAATTCATTTTTTTGTTCCAACCTTTTAAGTTCCTTGTAACGTTCTAAAACGCCCAATGAATTTAAATAGCAAATGGTAAAGCCTTTTTTGCCATCAAGTATACCAAGACGTAAGATGTAGTGGTTAAAAAACTTCCAGCCAGTCTTAACAACCATCATTGAATAACTGAACTTCTTTTCTTTGTAAAATGATTCAATAGCCTTTAAACGGCCATATTTCAACATTTTACCTTTATAGTCTTCATAGTTCTTGTAGCAGTAATGCGTCAATTTTTCTTTTAGAATACCAGATGTTCCATCAACATCCAATGTTTCATGAACAATCTTGCAATCGGAAAATACAGCTTTACTTTTTCTAAAAAGTCTGTAATTTTTATCAGTTTGCCATCCGCTGAAATTTAATTTTTCATTTTTAAACATGAATTGGCGGTAAAACCAAAATGCCGCTATTTCAGTATCACTAGATACTGTTTCTGTAATTTCATTTTGTAAAGCGTCAGAAACAATTTCATCGGCATCTAAAAATAAAACCCAATCGTTTTTAGCTTGTTTTAAGGCAAAAGATTTTTGAGCGGTAAAATTCTCAAACGGATTCTGAATGACTTTTACTTTAGGGTTACCTTTTAAATATTCATAGGTTCCGTCAGTACTAAAAGAAT includes:
- a CDS encoding nucleoid-associated protein, which codes for MINLYATQIESISIHRVGNKNKNEGIFLSEEPFRLNDETTGLLKEYFFKPFREKEENYYKLANEVDVEFNELFKIVSEVFEDPSKAHLNSKKVASLLFEQSNHPHIKSGEVYVAYLSGLLLDNKKVDAIGIFKSELKHDFIQFEEKNSNLDIVIQQGININKLDKGCLIFNVEKEEGFKVLSVDSNKYDTKYWIENFLGVEPLSDDNFKTKNYLKFCQDFAKEVVLPAEDKQQEVLFMNRAVNHFAKNDAFEESTFLNEVMENPELIPEFKHYKTEKGPKFSIEDVSTFDIANKAVSDARKKIKNVINLDTNIQIKMDFINPESAEKFVEKGWDEERQMYYYLVYFNKEQKS
- a CDS encoding IS1096 element passenger TnpR family protein; translated protein: MIYKIRVILDAEEDIFRDLEIESHISLEDFHNAITQAFGFLGNEMASFYTCDEEWKQDEEIALFDMSESGSDVRLMNETFLEDVMTENNPKLIYVYDFMNMWTFFVELADIQENEDGRAYPNVLFTFGELPETPPEKNFEAENSAFDFDDTFDNYDDLDFDENWN
- a CDS encoding COX15/CtaA family protein, with product MDITFRKIAKISLVLVYLVIVAGAVVRMTGSGMGCPDWPKCFGYYIPPTEVTEIQWQPNRLFEKGQVIIYRETLQVSKETFTTKDSFNIANWELYTKHDYAEFNPWHTWIEYINRLCGALAGLATLLLAIMSIKFWKRKKRIPILSWLVVVGMVFQAWLGATVVYSVLEPAKITVHMLMALVIVAMLLYIIYLANSENKRIKYDKLVLNISIIALIMTLVQIAMGTQVRQFVDEQIDIYGYDAKGNWLQNPELLFYIHRSFSIIVILVNLFLVYRITKLNLGHLKIYWVLFLLLVEVFTGIAMNYLDFPFASQPLHLVLASILFGVQFYILLDALMPRKDLKTS
- a CDS encoding CCA tRNA nucleotidyltransferase — encoded protein: MQESYTDALNNPIFKIISEAAEELSVDCYVIGGFVRDYFLKRNIPKDIDVVAIGSGIKLAEKVASKLEGKPQVSVFKNFGTAMIKSDGIELEFVGARKESYNRDSRKPIVEDGTLEDDQKRRDFTINALALSLNKSNYGKLLDPFDGITDLENKIIKTPLEPGVTYSDDPLRMMRAIRFATQLDFQIALPSLQAITENKDRLKIVSNERILDELHKIMLCKKPSLGFSLLHKTELLELILPELTALQGIEEIEGQKHKDNFWHTLEVVDNISEATDDLWLRWAALLHDIGKAPTKRFHKKIGWTFHGHEFVGSKMVFKLFKRLRMPLNEKMKFVQKMVLMSSRPIILAEDYVTDSAVRRLVFDAGDNVEDLMTLCEADITTKNPKKQRRYHQNFKVVRQKIEEVEARDHVRNFQPPISGEEIMETFALKPSKEIGIIKEAIKEAILEGEIPNEYKAAQEFMYLKGGELGLQRTK
- a CDS encoding L-threonylcarbamoyladenylate synthase, whose translation is MTEEINKCIEILENGGLILYPTDTVWGIGCDATNEKAVEKVYQLKQRNDRKALICLVANDAMLEKHVEKVSDLAFDIIDLSTKPTTIIFDKPRGVAKNLIAEDNTLAVRVASDKFCKYMIGKFKKPIVSTSANISGQSTPKSFQNIDSAILKGVDYVVNLHREKQNSSASSIIRLANDGTVKIIRD
- a CDS encoding ATP-grasp fold amidoligase family protein, which encodes MIKKITYGLLKKMKFLPAPFYMKIYYEYYSGKKLDLNNPKDFNQKIQWLKVYYRVPILHQLVDKYDVRSYVKEKVGEKYLNELIAVYDYPKEINYDVLPPKFVLKATHGYHFNILVDDKSKLNKTKARLKLEKWLRKDQYTRGGLEWAYKDIKPKFIVEKYLSEIGKKDINDYKFFCFDGEPKFLHVDIDRGSKHLRSYYDINWNKLPITHESIGPIEGATEKPKNFNEMVEVAKKLAGTFPFVRVDLYNLDGIIIFGEMTFYPADGRLEFIPEEYNKIIGDYITIPKIPEGQKFITTL
- a CDS encoding glycosyltransferase family 2 protein: MEIPKISIVVSTYNAEEWLKKVLWGFEQQIFKDFEVVIADDGSKAPTKELLAEMAEKVHYPIVHVWQEDDGFQKSRILNKAVSACRADYIIMTDGDCIPREDFVQVHYINKEPGYFISGGYYMLPMNISKMITLDDIENQRCFNIQWLKEKGIPQTFKNNKLTARGIISKVLNWITPTNASWNGHNSSGWKKDIENVNGFDERMQYGGQDRELGERLFNFGLKSKQLRYSAVCVHLDHKRGYKTPESIAKNVGIRNATKKEKSVWTHYGITK
- a CDS encoding glycosyltransferase family 2 protein produces the protein MITKKEQLTALVITYNEIGYIEKCIESVSFADEIIVVDSFSTDGTYEYLKGNPKVKVIQNPFENFTAQKSFALKQAKNDWVLFLDADEIVSDALQNEITETVSSDTEIAAFWFYRQFMFKNEKLNFSGWQTDKNYRLFRKSKAVFSDCKIVHETLDVDGTSGILKEKLTHYCYKNYEDYKGKMLKYGRLKAIESFYKEKKFSYSMMVVKTGWKFFNHYILRLGILDGKKGFTICYLNSLGVLERYKELKRLEQKNELAYYLVMP